A single genomic interval of Anopheles marshallii chromosome 2, idAnoMarsDA_429_01, whole genome shotgun sequence harbors:
- the LOC128707789 gene encoding pre-mRNA-splicing factor Syf2, whose amino-acid sequence MSETATSSLKTFAEKHAERMARLKQLHTQRNEARASNHQEVIAEHERKKLPANWEARKRQAEWLIGDLKARTEAKEHGLDYNRVKMLNVSAAEADRIDKLKAKKRNADPGFSDYEAQTARQYNRLVKAMPARDLEKYDEQKERYGDAFYGGPNVILQGLHKDTPAAIDNMVKDLEGQIAKRKKFSRRRTHNDDADIDYINEKNARFNKKLERFYGEHTAEIKQNLERGTAI is encoded by the coding sequence ATGTCTGAAACTGCAACAAgttcattaaaaacatttgCTGAGAAGCACGCCGAACGAATGGCACGATTGAAACAGTTGCATACACAACGCAATGAAGCCCGCGCTTCAAACCATCAAGAGGTCATCGCGGAGCATGAGCGCAAGAAGCTGCCTGCAAATTGGGAGGCTAGAAAACGACAAGCTGAATGGTTGATCGGGGATTTGAAGGCACGAACGGAAGCGAAAGAACATGGGCTGGATTATAATCGAGTGAAAATGCTTAACGTATCCGCCGCCGAAGCAGACCGCATCGATAAGCTAAAAGCGAAGAAGAGGAACGCAGATCCGGGCTTTTCGGACTATGAAGCACAAACAGCACGACAGTACAATCGGTTGGTTAAAGCGATGCCTGCCAGAGATTTGGAAAAGTATGACGAGCAAAAGGAAAGGTACGGAGATGCTTTCTACGGCGGTCCGAACGTTATACTGCAAGGTTTGCACAAGGACACTCCAGCTGCGATCGATAACATGGTGAAGGACTTGGAAGGGCAGATAGCCAAGCGTAAAAAGTTCTCTAGAAGACGTACACACAATGATGATGCCGATATAGATTACATTAACGAAAAGAATGCCCGATTCAACAAGA